In Dyella terrae, one DNA window encodes the following:
- a CDS encoding sensor domain-containing diguanylate cyclase produces the protein MESVVAEGSDDLEYKALLESTKAIPWKIDWASGTFSYIGPQIEALLGWTPDSWVTVQDWADRMHPDDREWAVNFCVAQSQNGIDHEADYRALTSEGDYIWIRDVVHVVRDANGAVESLVGFMFDISERKRTEQRLLDLQRELEELSFKDGLTGIANRRRFDAVLEREWTAARGTGRPLSLVMIDIDYFKQYNDHYGHLQGDYCLKMVARALGTVLMRPHDFLARFGGEEFVLVLPETDIAAAQEMAQRCHEAIRNEWIPHERSMTGKVLTVSIGLGTMAPAPEDDLLAFVEKVDRRLYQAKQKGRNVTVG, from the coding sequence ATGGAAAGCGTAGTTGCAGAAGGGTCCGACGACCTCGAATACAAGGCCCTGCTGGAATCGACGAAGGCGATTCCGTGGAAGATCGACTGGGCCAGCGGGACGTTTTCGTATATCGGTCCGCAGATCGAAGCGCTGCTTGGCTGGACCCCCGATAGCTGGGTAACCGTGCAGGATTGGGCCGACCGCATGCATCCGGACGATCGCGAATGGGCGGTCAACTTCTGCGTCGCGCAATCGCAGAACGGCATCGATCACGAAGCCGACTATCGCGCGCTGACAAGTGAAGGCGACTACATCTGGATTCGCGATGTCGTGCATGTGGTGCGCGATGCCAACGGCGCCGTCGAATCGCTGGTCGGATTCATGTTCGATATCAGCGAGCGCAAGCGCACGGAACAGCGCCTGCTGGATCTGCAACGCGAACTTGAAGAGCTGTCGTTCAAGGATGGTCTGACCGGCATCGCTAATCGGCGCCGGTTCGACGCCGTGCTCGAGCGCGAGTGGACCGCCGCGCGCGGTACCGGACGCCCGCTGTCGCTGGTGATGATCGATATCGACTACTTCAAGCAGTACAACGATCACTACGGTCATTTACAGGGTGATTACTGCCTGAAGATGGTGGCGCGTGCGTTGGGTACGGTGCTGATGCGACCGCATGATTTCCTTGCCCGCTTTGGTGGCGAGGAGTTCGTGCTGGTGCTGCCGGAAACCGACATCGCTGCGGCGCAGGAGATGGCCCAGCGGTGCCATGAGGCCATTCGCAATGAATGGATTCCGCATGAGCGGTCGATGACAGGCAAGGTGCTGACGGTGAGCATCGGTCTTGGGACGATGGCGCCAGCGCCGGAAGACGATCTGCTTGCCTTCGTCGAGAAGGTGGATCGACGTCTGTATCAGGCCAAGCAGAAAGGCAGGAATGTCACGGTAGGCTGA
- a CDS encoding zinc-binding dehydrogenase, whose translation MTAGVAVGKAILADGSGGFSLETIEVDPPASGEVRVAMVAAGVCHTDHASLHWPGPRVMGHEGAGYVEAIGEGVEALEIGQPVLLNWAMPCGHCFQCGHGAASLCERTHELDVPKLGNSRAHTGATRFRGQAIERSFHLGTFSKHALVRAEAVTPLPRTLALDTACILGCAVMTGVGSAINVAAIAPGDTVAVLGCGGVGLNVIQGARIAGARTIIAIDRVPTRLERATALGATHAIMPHAEDSDHAHLIAQVSALTEGRGADHAFEATGVPALAFLPLKLVRNGGNALQVSGAHGAATLTLTDLFWNKRYLTPLYGACVPSRDFPRLFDWIEQGQLEIAGLISHRYPMEALDLAFDDMLNGRSSKGVLHIA comes from the coding sequence ATGACGGCCGGCGTCGCGGTTGGCAAAGCGATCCTCGCCGATGGCAGCGGCGGGTTCAGCCTGGAAACCATCGAGGTGGATCCGCCCGCCTCCGGCGAGGTGCGCGTCGCCATGGTCGCTGCAGGGGTTTGCCATACCGACCACGCCTCGCTCCACTGGCCGGGGCCGCGGGTGATGGGGCATGAAGGCGCGGGCTATGTCGAAGCCATCGGCGAAGGTGTCGAAGCGCTCGAGATTGGTCAGCCTGTCCTGCTCAACTGGGCCATGCCCTGCGGCCACTGTTTCCAGTGCGGCCACGGCGCCGCCTCGCTATGCGAACGCACGCATGAACTGGACGTACCGAAGCTCGGCAACAGCCGCGCGCACACCGGTGCGACGCGCTTTCGCGGGCAGGCCATCGAACGCTCCTTTCACCTGGGTACGTTTTCGAAGCACGCGCTCGTGCGCGCCGAGGCCGTCACGCCTCTGCCGCGTACCCTTGCGCTCGACACCGCCTGCATTCTCGGCTGCGCAGTCATGACAGGCGTCGGCTCGGCGATCAACGTGGCGGCGATAGCCCCCGGTGACACGGTGGCGGTGCTTGGCTGTGGCGGTGTCGGCCTCAACGTCATACAGGGCGCACGCATTGCCGGCGCGCGCACGATCATTGCCATCGACCGCGTACCGACCCGGCTGGAACGCGCGACGGCACTAGGCGCAACTCACGCGATCATGCCGCATGCCGAAGACAGCGATCACGCACATCTGATCGCCCAGGTGAGCGCCCTTACCGAAGGTCGCGGCGCCGACCACGCCTTTGAAGCCACCGGGGTTCCTGCGCTCGCGTTTCTGCCTCTGAAACTGGTGCGTAACGGGGGCAACGCCTTGCAGGTGAGTGGAGCACATGGCGCCGCCACGCTGACACTCACGGATCTGTTCTGGAACAAACGCTACTTGACGCCGCTGTACGGCGCTTGCGTACCGTCGCGCGACTTCCCCCGATTGTTCGATTGGATCGAACAGGGGCAACTGGAGATCGCCGGGCTGATCAGCCACCGCTACCCGATGGAAGCGCTGGACCTCGCGTTCGACGACATGCTCAACGGACGCAGCAGCAAAGGGGTTTTGCACATCGCATGA
- a CDS encoding acyl-CoA dehydrogenase family protein: MDFSFTEDQLSIQSIARDFAQKRIAPVAAELDAKGEFPLENIREMGQLGLMGIEVPESYGGAGMDPVAYVLAMIEIAAADAATSTIMSVNNSLFCNGILKHGTEEQKQKYVRAIAQGEGIGAYALTEPQSGSDASAMHTRAAKNADGDWVINGKKSWITSGPVCRYIILFAITTPGIGAKGVSAFIIDTQRPGFMAGKAEPKLGIRASATCEIEFNDYVCPKADLLGEEGKGFSIAMGVLDAGRIGIASQAVGIARAAYEATLQWSRDRKAFGQPIGTFQMTQAKIADMKCKLDAATLLTLRAAWTKAQADKNGGRFGTEASVAKLVASEAAMWISHQAVQIHGGMGYSKEMPVERYFRDAKITEIYEGTSEIQRLVIARAETGLR, encoded by the coding sequence ATGGATTTCAGCTTTACCGAAGACCAGTTGTCGATTCAGTCCATCGCCCGTGACTTCGCGCAGAAGCGCATTGCCCCGGTGGCGGCCGAGCTCGACGCCAAGGGCGAGTTCCCTCTCGAGAACATCCGCGAGATGGGCCAGCTTGGTCTGATGGGCATCGAAGTGCCGGAGTCGTACGGCGGTGCGGGCATGGACCCGGTGGCCTATGTCCTGGCGATGATCGAAATCGCTGCGGCCGATGCAGCCACGTCCACGATCATGTCGGTGAACAATTCGCTGTTCTGCAACGGCATCCTTAAGCACGGCACCGAGGAGCAGAAGCAGAAGTATGTGCGCGCCATCGCGCAGGGCGAAGGGATCGGTGCCTATGCGCTGACCGAGCCGCAGTCGGGTTCCGACGCCTCGGCCATGCACACGCGCGCGGCCAAGAATGCCGATGGCGACTGGGTCATCAATGGCAAGAAAAGCTGGATCACCTCCGGCCCGGTCTGCCGCTACATCATCCTGTTCGCGATCACGACGCCGGGCATCGGCGCCAAGGGTGTATCGGCCTTCATCATCGACACGCAGCGCCCGGGCTTCATGGCCGGCAAGGCCGAACCGAAGCTGGGCATCCGCGCCTCGGCCACCTGCGAAATCGAATTCAACGATTACGTCTGCCCGAAGGCCGACCTGCTGGGCGAAGAAGGCAAGGGCTTCTCGATCGCCATGGGCGTGCTGGACGCCGGCCGTATCGGCATCGCTTCGCAGGCCGTGGGCATCGCCCGCGCGGCATACGAGGCCACCCTGCAGTGGTCGCGCGATCGCAAGGCCTTTGGCCAGCCGATCGGTACCTTCCAGATGACCCAGGCGAAGATCGCCGACATGAAGTGCAAGCTCGACGCAGCCACGCTGCTGACGCTGCGCGCTGCCTGGACCAAGGCCCAGGCGGACAAGAACGGCGGCCGTTTTGGCACCGAGGCATCGGTGGCCAAGCTGGTCGCCTCCGAGGCGGCGATGTGGATTTCGCATCAGGCGGTGCAGATCCATGGCGGCATGGGTTACTCGAAGGAAATGCCGGTTGAGCGCTATTTTCGCGATGCCAAGATCACTGAGATCTACGAAGGCACCAGCGAAATCCAGCGCCTGGTCATTGCGCGCGCGGAAACTGGCCTGCGCTAA
- a CDS encoding MFS transporter, which translates to MCFGFLGIQFGFALQTADVSRIFQTLGASLEQIPALWVAAPITGLIVQPIIGYCSDHTWTRLGRRRPYFLAGALLATVALVWMPNAGTLWMAAILLWMMDATFNVAMEPFRAFVADQLPERQRPQGYLLQSFFIGMGAVIASMLPWILTHLGVSNVAPPGVIPDTVKYAFYVGGLTLLGAVTWTVISTREYPPEQLRAFETASAPLALPDLHGLWRNGAAWLMAGLAMMALIERFDLRPEMYLLAASLALYGLLLIGYNLALQLRPLLDQRRGLIGHVLGDLHTMPTAMRQLAWVQLFSWFALFSMWIYATSAVAQEQFGVTDAHSAQYNEAANWVGVLFGVYNACAAGAAFVIPWMVRRWGLRASHLINLWLGGLGLLAFLIVRDPHGLLLPMVGVGFAWASILSLPYAMLSDNLPAAKMGVYMGIFNFSIVIPQLLAASVLGELLKRCFHGQPVWALATGGVSLFIAGLCTLRVRLPEDGDRS; encoded by the coding sequence ATGTGTTTCGGGTTCCTCGGCATCCAGTTCGGCTTCGCACTTCAAACCGCTGACGTCAGCCGAATCTTCCAGACGCTGGGCGCCTCGCTCGAACAGATACCCGCACTTTGGGTGGCTGCGCCGATCACCGGATTGATCGTCCAGCCCATCATTGGCTACTGCTCCGACCATACGTGGACCCGCCTGGGTCGCCGCCGCCCGTACTTCCTCGCGGGCGCGTTGCTGGCCACCGTGGCCCTGGTGTGGATGCCCAACGCCGGCACCTTATGGATGGCAGCGATCCTGCTTTGGATGATGGATGCCACCTTCAACGTGGCGATGGAACCGTTCCGCGCGTTCGTCGCTGACCAGCTGCCGGAGCGCCAGCGCCCGCAGGGTTATCTGCTGCAGAGCTTCTTCATCGGCATGGGAGCGGTCATCGCCTCGATGTTGCCGTGGATACTCACCCATCTTGGCGTCAGCAATGTCGCGCCGCCGGGCGTCATTCCCGATACGGTGAAGTACGCGTTCTACGTGGGAGGCCTGACGTTGCTGGGCGCCGTGACCTGGACAGTTATCAGCACGCGCGAATACCCACCGGAGCAACTGCGCGCCTTTGAAACCGCATCAGCGCCTCTGGCGTTACCGGATCTGCACGGACTCTGGCGCAACGGCGCAGCCTGGCTCATGGCGGGCCTCGCGATGATGGCCCTGATCGAACGCTTCGACCTGCGTCCGGAAATGTATCTGCTGGCCGCCAGCCTGGCGCTCTACGGCTTGCTGCTCATCGGCTACAACCTCGCGTTGCAACTGCGCCCCTTGCTGGATCAGCGGCGCGGCCTGATCGGCCATGTCCTGGGCGATCTCCACACCATGCCGACGGCCATGCGCCAGCTCGCCTGGGTGCAGCTGTTTTCCTGGTTCGCGCTGTTCTCGATGTGGATCTATGCCACGTCCGCCGTGGCGCAGGAGCAATTCGGCGTCACGGATGCGCACTCCGCGCAGTACAACGAAGCGGCGAACTGGGTGGGCGTGCTGTTCGGCGTCTACAACGCCTGCGCCGCCGGGGCTGCATTTGTCATCCCCTGGATGGTGCGTCGCTGGGGTTTGCGTGCCAGCCACCTGATCAACCTGTGGCTGGGCGGACTGGGTCTGCTCGCCTTTCTGATCGTCCGCGACCCGCACGGGTTGTTGCTGCCGATGGTCGGCGTCGGCTTCGCATGGGCATCCATCCTGTCGCTTCCCTACGCCATGCTCTCGGACAACCTGCCCGCCGCGAAGATGGGCGTCTACATGGGCATCTTCAATTTTTCCATCGTGATCCCACAGCTCCTCGCGGCAAGCGTGCTGGGCGAACTGCTTAAACGTTGCTTCCACGGCCAGCCGGTATGGGCGCTGGCCACGGGTGGCGTCAGTCTGTTTATCGCTGGCCTGTGCACGCTGCGAGTGCGCCTGCCGGAAGATGGCGACAGGTCATGA
- a CDS encoding homocysteine S-methyltransferase family protein — protein sequence MSALPWLHPDRVALLEDALRKRILILDGGMGTMLQKHKLDETSFRGDRFVDGHDSQHDHGHDHDGPCDLKGNNDLLTLTKPDVIQGVHEAYLEAGADLVETNTFNATRISQADYHLEHLAYELNREGAALARAACNDWTSKTPEKPRFVIGVLGPTSRTASLSPDVNDPGFRNVTFEELAANYTEAANGLIDGGADILMVETIFDTLNAKAALFAISEVFHTRGARLPIMISGTITDRSGRTLSGQTAEAFYYSVSHARPLAVGLNCALGAADLRPHVMTLSNIAECFVSTHPNAGLPNAFGEYDETPEQMASVIGGFARDGLLNFVGGCCGTTPDHIRAIAEAVSKCAPRNPAQVTEQAA from the coding sequence ATGAGCGCCCTCCCCTGGCTGCATCCCGATCGCGTCGCCCTGCTCGAAGACGCGCTGCGCAAGCGCATCCTCATCCTGGATGGCGGCATGGGCACCATGCTGCAAAAACACAAGCTGGACGAAACCAGCTTCCGTGGTGATCGCTTCGTCGACGGCCACGACAGCCAGCATGATCATGGCCACGATCACGACGGCCCCTGCGATCTCAAGGGCAACAACGATCTGCTCACGCTGACCAAGCCCGACGTCATCCAGGGCGTGCACGAAGCCTACCTCGAGGCGGGTGCCGACCTGGTCGAAACGAACACGTTCAATGCCACGCGCATCAGCCAGGCGGATTACCACCTGGAGCACCTGGCTTATGAACTCAATCGCGAAGGCGCCGCGCTTGCACGTGCCGCCTGCAATGACTGGACGTCGAAAACGCCGGAAAAGCCCCGCTTCGTCATCGGCGTACTCGGACCGACAAGCCGCACCGCGTCGCTGTCGCCTGACGTCAACGACCCGGGCTTCCGCAACGTCACCTTCGAAGAACTGGCCGCCAACTACACCGAGGCAGCCAATGGCCTGATTGATGGCGGTGCTGACATCCTGATGGTGGAAACCATCTTCGACACGCTCAACGCCAAGGCCGCGCTCTTTGCCATCAGCGAAGTGTTCCATACGCGCGGCGCGCGGCTACCGATCATGATTTCCGGCACCATCACCGATCGTTCGGGTCGCACCCTCTCGGGCCAAACCGCCGAAGCGTTCTACTACTCGGTGTCGCACGCGCGCCCGCTGGCCGTCGGCCTCAACTGCGCGCTGGGTGCGGCGGATCTTCGCCCGCACGTCATGACCCTTTCGAACATCGCCGAGTGTTTCGTCAGCACCCATCCCAACGCCGGCCTGCCGAACGCGTTTGGCGAGTACGACGAAACGCCCGAGCAGATGGCATCCGTGATTGGCGGCTTCGCACGCGACGGCCTGCTGAACTTCGTCGGCGGCTGCTGCGGCACGACGCCGGATCACATCCGCGCCATTGCCGAGGCCGTGAGCAAATGTGCACCGCGCAACCCCGCGCAGGTCACCGAACAAGCCGCCTGA
- a CDS encoding lipid-A-disaccharide synthase N-terminal domain-containing protein encodes MDHLLSELSHILGAIQRFELTPWKVVGFMGSIMFTSRWFVQMYYTRKLKRVVMPLAFWWLSVIGSALLLAYFIFGKNDSVGILSNFFPAFVSVYNLFVHMREVKRRQLVESEV; translated from the coding sequence ATGGATCATCTCCTGAGCGAACTGTCCCACATCCTCGGCGCCATCCAGCGCTTCGAGCTGACCCCCTGGAAGGTGGTCGGTTTCATGGGCTCGATCATGTTCACCAGCCGCTGGTTCGTGCAGATGTACTACACGCGCAAGCTCAAGCGCGTGGTGATGCCGCTGGCGTTCTGGTGGTTGTCGGTGATCGGCAGTGCGTTGTTGCTGGCCTATTTCATCTTCGGCAAGAACGACTCCGTTGGCATCCTGTCCAACTTCTTCCCGGCCTTCGTATCGGTCTACAACCTCTTCGTGCACATGCGAGAGGTCAAGCGTCGCCAGCTGGTGGAAAGCGAAGTCTGA
- a CDS encoding ArsR/SmtB family transcription factor yields the protein MDLATASSVLRLLADPTRVRLLALLEREELTVAELAAVLHLAQPRVSTHLAKLKEAELVRDRRAGVQAYYRANSEGDEHQHSLIRSLRESIDDALLREDAERLPAVLAQRAREEGWADTVAGDMERHYSPGRTWETLARSLLQLLETGDVLDIASGDGITAELLAPHARSIVCVDSSDRVVEAAAARLKPFTNVDVRQGDMHDLDLGDRRFDLVLMLHALTYAEFPAKAVAEASRLLRKGGRLLAVTLGKHDHRAAVEPFDHRNLGFSHDELAGFAKAAGLEVLSCNRVSRERKAPHFEVVSLLARKP from the coding sequence ATGGATCTGGCAACCGCCTCCAGCGTGTTACGGCTCCTGGCGGACCCGACCCGCGTGCGCCTGCTCGCCCTGCTCGAACGCGAAGAATTGACGGTCGCCGAGCTGGCTGCCGTGCTCCATCTGGCCCAACCCCGCGTTTCCACGCACCTGGCGAAGCTCAAGGAAGCCGAGCTGGTCCGGGACCGGCGCGCCGGTGTCCAGGCCTATTACCGCGCCAACAGCGAAGGCGATGAGCACCAGCACAGCCTGATCCGCTCGCTCCGCGAAAGCATCGATGACGCCCTGCTACGCGAAGATGCCGAGCGCCTGCCGGCGGTCCTCGCCCAGCGCGCCCGTGAAGAAGGCTGGGCCGACACCGTCGCCGGCGACATGGAGCGCCACTACTCGCCGGGCCGCACCTGGGAAACCCTGGCGCGCTCACTGCTCCAGCTGCTTGAAACCGGCGACGTGCTGGACATCGCCTCGGGCGACGGCATCACCGCCGAGCTGCTGGCACCGCACGCCCGCTCGATCGTCTGTGTCGATTCCAGTGACCGCGTCGTCGAAGCCGCGGCTGCCCGCCTGAAGCCCTTCACCAACGTCGACGTGCGCCAGGGCGATATGCACGACCTGGACCTGGGCGATCGCCGCTTCGATCTTGTGTTGATGCTGCACGCCCTCACCTACGCCGAATTCCCCGCCAAGGCCGTGGCCGAAGCGTCGCGCCTGCTGCGCAAGGGTGGACGCCTGCTCGCCGTCACGCTGGGCAAGCACGACCACCGTGCCGCCGTCGAACCCTTCGATCACCGCAACCTTGGCTTTTCCCACGACGAACTCGCCGGCTTCGCCAAGGCTGCCGGCCTCGAAGTGCTTTCCTGCAACCGCGTCAGCCGCGAGCGCAAGGCGCCGCACTTCGAAGTCGTCAGCCTGCTGGCACGCAAACCCTGA
- a CDS encoding phytanoyl-CoA dioxygenase family protein, translating into MAIDLDRPYPLTAQQIADYRRDGFIKLKQVFNAEELAHYGAEITRLTIALNTQTLPLEERTTYDRAFLQVMNLWEESDTAREFVFGRRLAGIAAALMEVDGVRLYHDQSLYKEPSGGITPAHADQYYWPLDTDRTITAWVPLQAVPKDMGPLAFFAGSQHIEFGRDLEISDESEQAITANMQAHGFREVDEPFDLGEVSFHSGWTFHRAGPNRSARPRSVMTVIYMDRDVHLKAPDNHMQRADWERWCPGATVGDIIDTPKNPVLFEGAVNA; encoded by the coding sequence ATGGCCATCGACCTCGACCGCCCCTACCCCCTCACCGCGCAACAGATCGCCGACTACCGTCGCGACGGCTTCATCAAGCTCAAGCAAGTGTTCAACGCCGAGGAACTCGCCCACTACGGTGCAGAGATCACCCGCCTCACCATTGCACTGAACACGCAGACGTTGCCACTGGAGGAACGCACCACTTACGACCGCGCCTTTCTCCAGGTCATGAATCTGTGGGAGGAAAGCGACACGGCGCGCGAGTTCGTCTTCGGGCGCCGCCTTGCCGGGATCGCCGCTGCGTTGATGGAAGTCGATGGCGTGCGGCTCTATCACGACCAGTCGCTCTACAAGGAACCCAGCGGCGGCATCACGCCGGCCCACGCCGACCAGTACTACTGGCCGCTGGATACCGATCGCACCATCACGGCATGGGTGCCGCTGCAGGCCGTGCCGAAGGACATGGGGCCGCTGGCCTTTTTCGCCGGTAGCCAGCACATCGAGTTCGGGCGTGACCTCGAAATCTCCGACGAAAGCGAGCAAGCCATCACCGCGAACATGCAGGCGCATGGCTTCCGCGAAGTCGATGAGCCATTCGACCTGGGCGAAGTGAGCTTCCATTCGGGTTGGACCTTCCATCGCGCCGGCCCCAATCGATCGGCTCGGCCGCGCTCTGTCATGACCGTGATCTACATGGATCGCGATGTGCACCTGAAGGCACCCGACAATCACATGCAACGTGCCGACTGGGAACGCTGGTGTCCGGGCGCGACGGTGGGCGACATCATCGACACACCGAAGAATCCCGTACTGTTCGAGGGTGCGGTGAACGCATGA
- the metH gene encoding methionine synthase, with protein MHRATPRRSPNKPPDLVAPAAHPIQRTKASPMSTLRHTRLSGLEPLVITPDLLFVNVGERTNVTGSAQFKKLIKEDRYEEAVDVARQQVANGAQIIDVNMDEGLIDSEAAMTRYLNLIAAEPDIARVPVMVDSSKWTVIEAGLRCLQGKGIVNSISLKEGEATFLEHARKVRQYGAAVVVMAFDEVGQADTCERKIEICSRAYELLTTRLDFPPEDIIFDPNIFAIATGIEEHNNYAVDFIEATREIKRRFPETHVSGGVSNVSFSFRGNNTVREAIHSVFLYHAIKAGMDMGIVNAGALMIYDDVPEELRERVEDVVLNRRADATERLLEVADKFKAKKGEVVVENLAWREKPVHERLSHALVHGIDQYAEIDTEEARQLSRRPLDVIEGPLMDGMNVVGDLFGAGKMFLPQVVKSARVMKKAVAYLLPYIEEEKARTGDTGKNNGTIIMATVKGDVHDIGKNIVGVVLRCNNFDVIDLGVMVPTQKILDAAREHKADIIGLSGLITPSLEEMSQVAREMQRQDFTIPLLIGGATTSRAHTALKIEPHYKSPTVWVKDASRAVGVAQSLVSKELVDNFMAKIRAEYAEVRERHKNRGSGKQLVSLEKARGQRFSCDWASYEPPQPRQPGISVFDQYDLAELREYIDWTPFFSAWELAGRYPAILTDEVVGPQATELFRDAQAMLDRVIAEKWLIARAVIGLWRAAQVGDDTEVYGDDGKTIAVLHHLRQQVDKPVERPDFALGDFIAPKDAGKQDWVGAFAVTAGIGIDEHVARFEATHDDYNAILLKALADRLAEAFAERMHQRVRREFWGYVPDESLDNEALIDEKYQGIRPAPGYPACPDHTEKTTLFRLLDAQHNAGIELTEGMAMFPTAAVSGWYFSHPDSQYFVVGRVTREQVDDYAKRKGWTREEAERWLAPNLDYDPD; from the coding sequence GTGCACCGCGCAACCCCGCGCAGGTCACCGAACAAGCCGCCTGATCTCGTCGCACCCGCTGCACACCCCATTCAAAGAACAAAAGCATCGCCCATGAGCACCTTGCGCCACACCCGACTTTCCGGACTCGAACCCCTGGTCATTACGCCGGACCTGCTGTTCGTCAACGTCGGCGAACGCACCAACGTCACGGGGTCGGCACAGTTCAAGAAGCTGATCAAGGAAGACCGCTACGAAGAAGCGGTCGACGTCGCGCGCCAGCAGGTCGCCAACGGCGCGCAGATCATCGACGTCAACATGGACGAAGGCCTGATCGATTCGGAAGCGGCGATGACCCGCTATCTCAACCTGATCGCCGCCGAGCCGGACATCGCGCGCGTTCCGGTGATGGTCGACTCGTCGAAATGGACCGTGATCGAGGCCGGCCTGCGCTGCCTTCAGGGCAAAGGCATCGTCAACTCCATCTCGCTCAAGGAAGGCGAAGCGACCTTCCTCGAGCACGCGCGCAAAGTGCGCCAGTACGGCGCGGCCGTGGTGGTCATGGCATTCGATGAAGTCGGCCAGGCCGACACGTGCGAACGGAAAATCGAGATCTGTTCGCGTGCCTATGAACTGCTGACGACGCGACTCGATTTCCCGCCCGAAGACATTATTTTCGATCCGAACATCTTCGCCATCGCCACCGGCATCGAAGAACACAACAACTACGCCGTGGATTTCATCGAAGCCACGCGCGAGATTAAGCGCCGCTTCCCGGAGACGCATGTCTCAGGCGGCGTATCCAACGTGTCGTTCTCGTTCCGCGGCAACAACACGGTGCGCGAGGCGATCCACTCGGTGTTCCTCTACCACGCCATCAAGGCGGGCATGGACATGGGCATCGTCAACGCCGGCGCACTGATGATCTATGACGATGTGCCCGAAGAACTGCGCGAGCGTGTCGAAGACGTTGTACTCAATCGGCGTGCCGACGCCACCGAGCGCCTGCTCGAAGTGGCGGACAAGTTCAAGGCGAAGAAAGGCGAAGTCGTCGTCGAAAACCTCGCCTGGCGCGAAAAGCCCGTGCACGAACGCCTCAGCCATGCCCTGGTCCATGGCATCGACCAGTACGCCGAGATCGACACCGAGGAGGCACGCCAGCTCTCCAGGCGCCCGCTCGATGTGATCGAAGGCCCGCTGATGGACGGCATGAACGTCGTTGGCGACCTGTTTGGCGCTGGCAAGATGTTCCTGCCGCAGGTGGTGAAATCCGCGCGCGTGATGAAGAAAGCCGTGGCCTACCTCCTGCCCTACATCGAAGAAGAAAAGGCGCGTACCGGCGATACCGGCAAGAACAACGGCACCATCATCATGGCGACCGTGAAGGGCGACGTGCACGACATCGGCAAGAACATCGTCGGCGTCGTTCTCCGTTGCAACAATTTCGACGTCATCGACCTTGGCGTGATGGTGCCCACGCAGAAAATCCTCGACGCGGCGCGTGAGCACAAGGCCGACATCATTGGCCTGTCCGGCCTGATCACGCCGTCACTGGAAGAAATGAGCCAGGTGGCGCGCGAAATGCAGCGCCAGGACTTCACCATTCCGCTGCTGATCGGCGGCGCGACCACGTCGCGTGCCCACACCGCGCTCAAGATCGAACCGCACTACAAGTCGCCCACGGTGTGGGTGAAAGATGCATCGCGCGCCGTCGGCGTCGCCCAGTCACTGGTGTCGAAGGAGCTGGTCGACAACTTCATGGCCAAGATCCGCGCCGAGTACGCGGAGGTACGCGAGCGCCACAAAAACCGCGGCAGCGGCAAGCAGCTGGTGTCGCTGGAGAAGGCGCGTGGGCAGCGTTTCAGCTGCGACTGGGCTTCGTACGAGCCGCCGCAGCCACGCCAGCCCGGCATCTCCGTGTTCGACCAGTACGACCTGGCCGAACTGCGCGAATACATCGACTGGACGCCGTTCTTCTCCGCCTGGGAACTGGCCGGACGGTATCCGGCGATCCTGACGGACGAAGTCGTCGGCCCGCAGGCAACGGAACTGTTCCGCGACGCGCAGGCGATGCTCGATCGCGTCATTGCCGAAAAGTGGCTGATCGCGCGCGCCGTCATCGGCCTCTGGCGCGCCGCCCAGGTCGGCGATGACACCGAAGTGTATGGCGACGATGGCAAGACCATCGCGGTCCTGCATCACCTGCGCCAGCAAGTGGACAAGCCGGTGGAGCGCCCCGATTTCGCGCTCGGCGACTTCATCGCACCGAAGGACGCCGGCAAGCAGGACTGGGTTGGCGCCTTCGCCGTCACGGCCGGCATCGGCATTGACGAGCATGTAGCGCGCTTCGAAGCCACGCACGACGACTACAACGCCATTCTGCTCAAGGCGCTCGCCGACCGCCTGGCCGAAGCCTTCGCCGAGCGCATGCACCAGCGCGTCCGCCGCGAGTTCTGGGGCTATGTGCCCGACGAATCGCTCGATAACGAGGCGCTGATCGACGAGAAGTACCAGGGCATCCGTCCGGCACCGGGCTATCCGGCCTGTCCGGACCACACCGAGAAAACCACGCTCTTCCGACTGCTCGATGCCCAGCACAACGCCGGTATCGAACTGACCGAAGGCATGGCGATGTTCCCGACGGCTGCGGTGTCCGGCTGGTACTTCTCGCACCCGGACAGCCAGTATTTCGTCGTGGGCCGCGTCACGCGCGAGCAGGTTGACGACTATGCCAAGCGCAAGGGCTGGACGCGCGAAGAAGCCGAGCGGTGGCTGGCTCCCAACCTCGATTACGATCCCGACTAA